A part of Arachis hypogaea cultivar Tifrunner chromosome 12, arahy.Tifrunner.gnm2.J5K5, whole genome shotgun sequence genomic DNA contains:
- the LOC112727435 gene encoding ammonium transporter 1 member 1 — MAQPSCSAAQLAQYFGPNATNAAAAASLICDQFTAVSMQYKDTKHAVDSTYLLFSAYLVFSMQLGFAMLCAGSVRAKNTMNIMLTNVLDAAAGGLFYYLFGFAFAFGVPSNGFIGRHFFGLKQVPSEAQDFDYSNFLYQWAFAIAAAGITSGSIAERTQFVAYLIYSSFLTGFVYPVVSHWIWSTDGWASAFNTGNLLFGSGVIDFAGSGVVHMVGGIAGLWGALIEGPRIGRFDHTGRAVALRGHSASLVVLGTFMLWFGWYGFNPGSFNKILVYYDESGNYYGQWSAVGRTAVTTTLAGCTAALTTLFGKRILSGHWNVTDVCNGLLGGFAAITAGCSVVEPWAAIVCGFFASLVLIGCNKLAEKVKYDDPLEAAQLHGGCGAWGVIFTALFAKKEYVKQVYGSGRGHGLLMGGGGKLLAAHVIQILVITGWVSATMGPLFFVLNKMKLLRISPEDELAGMDLTRHGGFAYAYEDDESHKHGIQLKRIEPNASSTPTTE, encoded by the coding sequence ATGGCTCAGCCGTCATGCTCAGCGGCGCAACTGGCACAATACTTCGGCCCCAACGCCACCAACGCTGCAGCCGCTGCAAGTCTCATCTGCGATCAGTTCACCGCCGTGAGTATGCAGTACAAAGACACCAAGCACGCAGTGGACAGCACCTACCTCCTCTTCTCAGCCTATCTCGTCTTCTCCATGCAGCTCGGCTTCGCCATGCTCTGCGCCGGCTCCGTCCGCGCCAAGAACACCATGAACATCATGCTTACCAACGTCCTCGACGCCGCCGCCGGCGGCCTCTTCTACTACCTATTCGGTTTTGCCTTTGCTTTCGGCGTCCCCTCCAATGGCTTCATCGGCCGCCACTTCTTCGGCCTCAAGCAAGTTCCTTCAGAAGCTCAGGATTTTGACTACAGCAACTTCCTCTACCAGTGGGCCTTCGCCATCGCCGCCGCTGGCATCACCAGCGGCTCTATCGCGGAGCGGACGCAGTTCGTCGCTTACCTCATCTACTCATCCTTCCTCACTGGCTTCGTCTACCCCGTTGTGTCGCATTGGATCTGGTCCACCGATGGGTGGGCCAGTGCCTTCAACACAGGGAACCTCCTCTTCGGATCTGGAGTCATCGATTTTGCGGGCTCCGGAGTCGTTCACATGGTCGGTGGGATTGCCGGTTTATGGGGTGCCTTAATTGAGGGGCCCAGAATAGGCCGTTTCGATCACACCGGCCGAGCGGTGGCTTTACGTGGGCACAGTGCATCATTGGTGGTACTTGGTACTTTCATGCTCTGGTTTGGTTGGTATGGATTTAACCCAGGCTCTTTTAACAAGATTCTAGTTTACTACGACGAATCTGGCAATTATTATGGTCAATGGAGTGCTGTTGGTAGGACCGCAGTAACTACAACCTTAGCCGGTTGTACGGCCGCCCTAACAACACTTTTTGGGAAAAGGATATTGTCTGGTCACTGGAACGTGACTGATGTTTGTAACGGGTTGCTAGGCGGGTTCGCAGCGATCACGGCCGGATGCTCTGTCGTGGAGCCTTGGGCTGCAATTGTGTGCGGCTTTTTTGCCTCCTTGGTTTTGATTGGCTGCAATAAATTGGCTGAAAAAGTCAAATATGACGACCCGTTGGAGGCCGCTCAGCTTCATGGCGGCTGCGGCGCGTGGGGTGTGATTTTCACCGCTCTCTTTGCGAAGAAGGAGTATGTGAAACAGGTCTACGGGTCGGGTCGGGGGCACGGGCTGTTGATGGGTGGTGGCGGAAAACTGCTGGCGGCGCATGTGATTCAGATTCTGGTTATTACTGGTTGGGTGAGTGCTACAATGGGTccacttttctttgttttgaataagatgaaGTTGCTTCGGATCTCACCGGAGGATGAACTCGCGGGTATGGATCTGACCCGACATGGTGGGTTTGCTTATGCTTACGAGGACGATGAATCGCACAAGCATGGGATTCAGTTGAAAAGAATTGAGCCAAACGCTTCCTCAACTCCTACCACAGAGTGA